The nucleotide window CGTGCTGGTGGACAATCAGCAAGGCGGTACGAGCGTTTGCGTGAAATGCAGCTAAACGAGTATTTTACTCGCGTTGGAAATCACGCGAATGAAGTTTTCCTTCCAATAGATACGTTAAAGGGCATTATTATCGGTGGTCCTGGACCGACGAAGTATGATTTTCAAAAAGGAGATTACCTAAATTACCAGTTGAAAAACAAAATCATCGATACTGTTGACACTGCTTACGTGGAAGAGCAAGGTGTGAAAGAGGTGGTGGATAAAGCGCCTGAAATCATGCGTAAAGTCCGTTACATCGAAGAGAAAGAGATCATGCAGAAATTCCTCTATGAAGTGGGTCATGACAGCGGCTTGATAACTTATGGTGAAGCTGAAGTGAGGCGGTTGCTTCAGGCTGGGGCTGTGCGAACGCTTTTGATATCTGAGGAATTGGATATGTTGCGTGTCACGGTTAAGTGTAGCGCTTGCGGCTATGAAGAGCAGCATACTGTTAAAGGCAAGGATTTAGCTAATTTTGAGCAAGGTTTAGTTGGAAAGCCGTGTGCTGCTTGCAAGGCGCCGTCCATGGCGATTGTGGACAAGAAAGACGTTGTTGATGATTTGGCGGAGCTTGCGGAATTGTCTAATACTGATGTGGAAGTAATTTCGGGTGAAACTGAAGAGGGGCAGATGTTAAAGAACTCTTTCGGTGGCATAGCGGCAATTCTTAGGTTTAAAATGCAAAGTTAATTTTTTCATCTTCCTGTTTATACACCTTAGTCGGTTCTTTATTTGGGAGAAAATTGGGTAAAATTCTGGTGGCATATGGTTATTTTTTTGGTAGCATCTGGGAAAATTGTTTTTTTAGTGAAAATTTACCTCAAGCCTACGAAATAAAGGAGAATAAAAATACATGGAATTTGCTAAAAACAAGAAAACTAAAACCTTGATTGCAACAATAATTCTGGCAGTACTAATCCTTCCAATGGCAATTCAACCACAAACAGCAGTTGCTGAAACTGACATTCCAGTGTACCTAAAAGTTTACGCTGCACCCAACCCAGTCGGTGTCGGACAAGTCGTATACATCAGCCTCTTTTTCACAAAACCCATACCTACTGGTCTTTCAGCTTGGGGCGGTGACGTCTATACGGGATTAACTCTCAATATTGTCGCACCTGATGGAACCAACACAACGCTAGGACCATACACCAGTGACACAACAGGTGGCGTCGGCGGAATCGAATACACACCAACAACAACAGGCAATTACACAGTTCAAGCCTTCTACGCTGGTCAGGTCCTCGCTGATACTTACAACATCCTTGCAACACAAAGCGAACCTGCTTACTTCACAGTACAAGAAGAACCAATAACTGGCATATCACTCACGCCGCTTCCAACAGAGTATTGGTCGCGCCCAATCTATGCAACCAATTATCTATGGTCACAGATAGGTGGCAACTGGTGGGGTCTAGGAAAGCCCTCATTCACGGACACAGGAGGATACGATGCAAGCAACAACAACTTCAACCCCTACACTACAGCGCCAAACTCTGCCCACATCATGTGGGTTAAAGCAGCAGCCTTCGGAGGACAAGTAGGTGGCCCAATCAGCGGCGACCAAGAAAGCCAGTACACCTCAACCTCAATCCTCTACCGCCAATTCGAGCCCGTCATCCTAAACGGTATCATATACTACAAAGTATACACTAATACACCAACCACTGAAACCAGCGCTGAAACTCCAGGCTGGAACGCGGTTGACTTACGCACAGGCGAATTACTCTGGCACAAAGACACAAGCGACACACTAGACTTTGGCTTCGTAATGCAGTTCCACACCATACAAGAATACGGTACTCAAGCTTTCCTAGTTGGTAGCTTAAACAGCCCCTCACTGTTCTCTACAGGCACAGGTAAATACGTATGGCAACTATTTGACCCCAGCACCGGTTACTTCATAGCAAATATCACTGATGTCCCCGCTACAGCAGCCGCAGGATTAGTTGAAGCAGATGATGACAACACACAAGGCGCAGTCTACATATACAGCATTACTAACGGCAACCTTACTATGTGGAATTCAACTAAATGCTTGTGCAGTGCATCTGGATCAGTTGTTATTCGTCCATCCGGCAACATCAACTACACAGCAGGTTATGAATGGTCAGTTGAAGTCCCAACAACCCTCAACAGCGGCACAATAAGCCCAGCACTGAGCATTGCAGCACAAACCAACGACGTAATACTCCTCCGCTCATATCCCGAAACGCTTGATACATTCGCAGCGGAATTCGGTGGAGCATACGAAGTTGAATGCAGTATTGACGCAAAAACAGGCGAACTAATGTGGGGACCAGTAAACCGGACAGTTACAGAATATCACGAAATAGGCGTTATCGCGGCAGGTGACGACTACTATGTCGAACACGACAAAGACACAAACACAGCGTACGTTTACAGCCTAGAAACTGGTAAACAAATAGGCAGCGCAATTCAGCTTAAAGGCAGTTCACTTAGCACCCTCTCACGCGGCGGAGCCATCGCATACGGCAAATGCTACATCTGGGACTTCGGCGGCTACGTCAATGCCATTGATCTAGAAACGGCAAAAGTTGTCTGGACTTATGTGCCTGAAAGCGCAGGGTACGATACCCCATACGGCATCTATCCAATCTGGCACTTCGGTACACACAGCATCGCTGACGGAAAACTATTCCTATCGCAAGGACGCATGTATGATCCACCGCTCTTCGCAGGAGCAAAGAAGCTTGCCCTAAATTGCACTAATGGCGAGCTCGTCTGGAGTGTCTTAGGCACTTATGCTCGTGAACCTAGTGCAATCGCAGACGGTTACATGGTAGGCTACAACAGCTATGATGCACAGATTTACTGTTTTGGCAAGGGACCAACGCAGACAACGGTCAGTGCACCTGATGTTGGTGTATCACTTGGACAGAGCGTCGTCATCTCTGGCACTGTTTTAGATGTATCAACTGGTACAACTGACTCTGATAGGAGCGCACGTTTCCCCAATGGGGTTGCATGTGTTTCTGATGAGAGTCAAAGCGACTGGATGGAGTACGTTTACATGCAGCAGGAGAAACCCACCAATGCCACTGGAGTTACAGTTCAACTGTATGTGTTGGACGCTAATGGCAACTCCCGTAGCATCGGAACAACCACAACAGACCTTAACGGCTACTACAGCTACAACTGGGTGCCTGATATTCCAGGCGCATATACGGTCTACGCTGTCTTTGAGGGTAGCGAATCATACTATGGGTCACAGGCAACAGCTTCATTTGCAGTCGACGAGCCAGCCGCAACAGCGACACCTGTTCCGGTGGTTACTTTGCCACCGACTGAAACGTACTTTGCTATCAGCACAATCGCAATAATCCTCTCGATAGCTGTCGTGGGCTTACTGATCCTGAAGAAAAAGCCATAAAGGTGAAGGCAAGATGCACAAAAACAGCTTCATTTTCCCCTTTTTTAGTGACGTTTGAGGAGAAGGGATGAGGGCTGAGTAGGCTCTGGTTTAGATTTCACGGTGTTGCCATAGGCATCGTGAGCGTTTGCGTTTTCTATTCTCCTTAAGTTTGTCCAGAGCTTCAGCAAACCTTTTTCTCTTTTTCTTGGCTTTTTATTGGTTTGCGGAGGGCGAGGGTTGGTGGTTTGTTATTGTTTTTTTGGCTTTATAAAATTAGTTGTGGTGTGGTGTTGTTGTTGCTTTGTGGGTAGACCTATCCTCTTATTTAAAGGCGGATTTTCAGCAAATTGTGCAGGGTCTGTTAGGAGAAATCATGGGGAGTGGGCAATTAAGTGTTGTCTAGTCAGTCTTGCAAGCGGTGTATCGTAAAAGTTTAAAGTAACTTCTGAGAATAAACATTCAGATGGGAGAAGACTATGAAGAATTTAATAAAAAATAAAACAGCTCTCGCAACATTAGTTATTGTGGCAATAGTGATTGTAGTGGTGGCAGTTGTAGGCGTCGCTGCGTATGTTCTTATGACGCAGAACGCGGGAAATGGAGGAGAGACTCCTACGCCGACTCCTACGGGGTCACCAGACGTTGCTGGCGCAAGCAGTCTGAAATACAGTGTTACTTTGACTGAAGGTGGGACTCAAACAGCCTCTTACACTTTCTATGGTAAAAACGCGGGCACTGCTAATTTTGCAATGCGGATTGAGTATAATACTGAAGACGGTGAAGGCATTTTTATTTTCAATAAAGGCACTAGTAAGGCGTGGACTTATTCTGGCGGACAGTGGGTGGACATATCGGATTATTTCCAATCGCAGTTTGATACTTGGGACAACTTGTGGAGTGGATATGTTACCAGTTTGGGCCAGTGGTCAGGAACTGGTGACTACACCTACACTAGTGGAAACGCTACTGTTAGGATCTACGAGATACAAGTGAATCCGACATTGGACGATGCGTTGTTTACTCACAGCGGCTAAAAAATATCCAACCTTTTTTTCTTTTTGTTTTTTATTAATTTTGTTTTGTGGTTAAGCTGGCGTTATTGGGTTTGTGGGTTTTTGCATATGTTTTTGGGTTGAAAAGTGGTAATGGCATCTGCCCCCTTGGAGACTGTTCTGACCTACCCCTCTATGGTTTCTGCATAGAGTTTCTAATAGGCGGCAAATATGTTTGGGGGTGTTTTTGTTGGGATTGTACTTTGGAGAGTTTGCAAAAAAACTTAAATAATTATTCCTTTATAGGATAATCCTAAGGTTGGATAATCATCTTGAAGTTCTACGACAGAGAAAACGAACTTGCCACTTTAGAAAAAATTCTCTTGACACGTGGTTCAAACATGATAATCGTTAGCGGACGCAGACGCATCGGCAAAAGCAGGCTCATAAATGAATTCCTTTTCAACAAAGAATCTGCCACGATTCTTGTGGTGCCTAAAGAAGAGAAACTTGTTGCTGCAGACTTTGCCGTGGCCATGGCTGTCAATGGATATATCCCTACATTCAACAAAGTTGAGGAGGCGCTTGAGTACTTCTTTGTTAACTTCAAAAAAGCAATCCTGTTTATAGACGAGTTTCCTAATCTGCTCGACGTAGCCTCTTCAATTCCTTTTGTGTTTCAAAGAGTCTGGGAGAAATACAAAGACAGCACTTCCAAGGTACTGATCTTCTCAGGCTCATATGTTAGTATGATGAACAAGATATTCACCAAGCAGAAGGCACCGCTCTTTAACAGAGCCAGCGCCTATATAGTGTTGCAGCCTCTTAGCCTTAAGACTGTATGGCAGATTCAAGAAGACCTTGGTGTAGACCCCATAGAGAAAATCAGCAACTATTGTCTGCTTGGAGGTGTACCTTACTACTACGAGCTCATAGAGAAACGAGGAAAAGCTGACGCTGTCAAAGATTTGTTCTTTGACATTGCAGCCCCCCTCAGAGAGGAAGGTTTAAATGTGCTTAGGCAAGAATTTGGTTCAGCCTACAAAAAATATTTTTCCATAATCGAAGCCATAGGTGCAGGTGTAGTTTCTGGGAGCGAAGTCGCTAATCGGCTTGGTGTTGCTCAGACGACACTGTCTAAGTATATTGTGTCGCTTCAACGGGACTTCCAGTTGGTGGAGCGTACAGTACCCTACGGGCAAAATCTCCAGAAGAGTAAGAAAGGCGTCTACGCCATAAAAGACAACACTATCGCTTTTTGGTTTGCACTTGTTTACGGTAAACAAGAGCCGCCCTCCGCTGATAAGTTGAACGAGTTTATTAGTAAACGATTTGAGGTCTTTTGCAGAGACTTCTTGGTGCAGTATTTGAAAGCGAAAGGTGAAACTGTTGTTTGGTGTGGTCGATGGTGGGGGCATGCTAAAGTGGATGGTGAGCGGTATGAAAATAGAGAGATCGATGTTGTAGTCGAAACCAACACAAGCGTCTATGTGGGTGAATGTAAATGGACAAACAAGAAGGCGCGTCTTGAGGACCTCAGGTGTCTTGAAGAATCTTCGCTTGCCCTAAAAACAGGAAAGCCTATAAAGAAAGTTTTGTTTTCAAAACGGGGGTTTAACTTCAGCCAAGCAGATGCTATGTTGTTTGATCCAAGCAGAATTGACATGGAAATAAGTAAATTGCTATAAGCATGCAAGATTTACCTCTTTATGTTGCTGAGGGTTTGGGAGGGTTCTTCTTGTTCGTGTTTTTTGATTTAAGCTTCTGGATACAGATATGTTTGCTATGCAGACGTGTGAACGCAGAAAAACCTACCCCCTATAGGTTTGTGCATAGAACCACTATTAGGATACAAATATGGTTGTTATTCAAATTCTGAACGGGGTTTTTCTGTTTGTTTGATAATGTATTGTATTACAAAAACTGTGACTTCTTTGTGGTGAGGAACCCAAGTCGTCAGTACCCTGTTGCCAACTTTCTTTTTGAAAGTCGTGTGTTTGCTTGAACGTACCTCTTCAAAGCCGTTTGACTGCAGGATTTCAATTACTTTTCGCTGTGACAGCGGTCGAAGTTTTGCGATGGATAACACCTTTTGGAACTTTTACTGGAATATTGGTTAGTGAGAGAGACATGATGTCTTCGAGGGCTGGTTTTTGCGTGTCGGGGTCGCTGAGGTAGTCGTTTATGAGGTCCACCATGTTTTCCTTAACTTCCAGCTCCGTTTTTCCCTGAGTGGCAATGTCCAAAAGTGGGCATACAGCAACAAACCACTTGTTTTCCTTAGTAATAATGATTGGGAAGGGCACTTGAATCGACATGGTAGAATAAAAGGCAGGCTTCACCTAATAAGTTTTAAAGTTTTTAACATGTTTTTGGCTTGAAATTGCGTCAATAGCACCTATCCCCCTTAGGAGTTTTCTGAACTACCCCTCTATGGTTTCAGCAGAGTTTCTAATAGCATCCAAACATGTTTGCGGGTAGTTTAGGCGAGGCGAGATGGGGTAAAAGGTGTGTTAGTTTGGTTTTTTGTTTTTGGTTTTCTTGATTTCGGTTTCTATTTGTTCTATGGTGAGTTTTTCGGTGGCTTTTCGCAGTTCGACCACGGAGTCGCCGTAGCATTCTCTGATTTCGCTTATGAATTCAATGGCTCTTTTTGCGCCCAGCTCCTTGACTAAGGCTTCGAATGGGACTTCAACGGTGGCTACTGTCATTTTTTGTTCATTCTCCCTTTTCTTGTATGTATTTAATTGGGTTTCTTACTTTTATCTTGTATCCTTTTGTTTGGGCTATTTTTTCGATGCAGGTTGCGCTATCTGTGATTTGGTCGTCGCATGTTAATAGGTAGTCGGCGTTGCCTATGCAGGCAGATGCTGTGTGTAGGGCATCTAAGGCGTTGAGGTGGCATTTGGAGATGAATTCTTGGGCTAGAGTTGTTAGTTTTTTATTGCTAGTGATGTTTGTTTTGCTGAGGGTTTTTTCGAAGCTTTGGACATCTTTTCTTTTTTGAGGATTTATAATTTGTTTGATTTCGAATTTTACATAATTGGAACTTATTATCGTGATTTTGCCGTTTTCAGCTTTATTGACCATTTCTAGGAAGGCTTGGGTTTCGCTCTTGATTCGCATGTCTTTCTGGTTGTCGAGTGGTCGGCAGTAAAGGTTTGTATCAAGGTAGATTCGCTTTTTAAATTTCATTTTTTTATTGCCTGCAGTTATCTTGATGTTTACTGTATAACTGTTTTTAGTTTTTTCTATTCAACTGCAAAGCCCCAAGTTTTATTTCAACATGCTTTTGGCTTGAAATTGCGCCAATAGTGACCTACCCGCTATAGGTTTCTGCATAGAGTTTCTAATAGCATCCAAATATGCTCGCCTGTGACCTACCCCCTATAGGTTTGTACATAGAACCACTAATAGACTACAAATATGGCTCGCTCTGCCCCTCCCCCCTACAGGTTAACTGCATAAGTTTAACTATTAGACACCAAACATGATTAGGCTTCCGCAACTTGACTGCACAAAAAGCTAGGCGCAGACCTACCCCTCTTTAAGAGTACAACATAAAACCACTAATAAGAAACAAACAAAATTACTATTAAAAAGAAAAAAGGATGTTGTATTTGTTTGTTTTATGCTCTACCTGTGATAATTACGTCGTCGATGTAGCCGTAGTCTGGTCCGCCGCCGCCAGTGCCTTCACAATCTTGTAGTCTGAATCTTATTTGAATTGTTGCTTGGTTTTCAGCACCGTTAAGGTTAAAGGTACCACTTTGACCCCAAGATGTCATGTCGCTATTGAGTGTCTCAAGATTTGTCCATGTTCCACTACTTCCGACGCGCCATTCAATAATCAGATAATCAGCGCTTGTTCCAGTTCTGTCGAATAGTCGCCAGTAGTTGAGTTGTATTGACGTATACCCTGTCGTGGAAATTTGCAATGTGATAAATCCCTGAGTAGACCCTGATACATAGAGTCTGGCTGCATGATTACTTGAATGATACTGGCTTGTTTGAATATCAGAATCCGAATGTGTCCATTCAGATTGCCAATCGCTTTCAAAGTCGTCAGAGAATATTGTAGTTCTCGGTGGCAACGGTGTGCCTGTAACCAAGACGTCGTCTACTAATCCGTAATCACCAGATCGGCCTAATACTCGGATTTGTATTTGGATTATAGTATCGTCAGCTGTCGCAGGGAAATTGAATGTATGCGGCGTCCATGATCCACTTGTTACGTCCTCTATCTGAGTCCAAGTTCCTACAGTGCCTACGCGCCACTCAATGTACAGGTGGTCGCCTGTTTCAAGGCTACTTGGGCTTCTCCAGTAGTTGAGACTTATTGATCCGTAACCGGTCGTATCAATTGTAACTATCATCCAATCATCTGTTCCGCTGTCACTGCCTTCAAGCACTGCGTAGTACCCTCCGCTGGTTCCTGGTGCGGGATTAGTGTTTAGTCTGTAGGGGCCTCCTCCTGAAGTCCATGCAGAGTCGAAACCTGTTGTAAAGGGATCGTAAAACAGATTTACTGTTGCGGGGTTGACATCGAATGCGTTGCTTATTCCAGTTTTTGTGTTGTCTGCTGAAGCTGCGGTTGAGATTGTTATGTCATCGCCAGTTGGGGTGATGCTTACGTCGCCTGTCCAGACGCCGCCTGTGAATGCGGTTGTAGTGGTTATGCTGATTGTTCCTGCTGATACAGTTAGAGTGTTTGTTCCAACGTAGCTTGTCACTGTGTTTTCAAATGCATCTTTAGCTGTGATGGTTATGCTGAAGGGTGTTCCAACGGTCTTTGGACTTGTAATTGTGTCAAAGACAAAGTGGTGAAGCGCGCCTGCAGTTACCGTTAATTCTGCTGTGTCTGTTAGGGTTGTGTCGTATGTTGCTTGTACTGTCCATGTGCCTGCTTTGGATGAAGTGTAAGTGTTATCTGTCCATGAACCACCTGCATCATCATCAATATCCCAAGCGACTGAATCAGTAATGTCCCATGTGTTGCCGTAACCGTCATCTGCCATAGCAGTGTATTCCTGAGATTCCCCAGCCACGATAGTTTCTGAGGCTGGAGTAACAGTTATGCTGGCAGCATCGCCTCGGGTTACTTCAAGTTGAGATGTAGCAGATTTTCCACTGTATTGAGCTGTAACAGTCCAAGTTCCCGCTTTAGCGCAAGTATATGTGTTGCCCGTCCATGAACCCTCTGCGCCTGTCGTTATGCTCCAGCTTGCAGTTGCAGTTACATCCCAATTGTTACCTAGAGCATCGTAAGCTCTAGCAGTGTATGCTTGGCTTTCACCAGCAGTCAACGACTGTGAAGCGGGGCTAACTGTTATGTGGTCAACTGCGCCAAAAGTAACTTCCAAAGTTGCTGTATCAGTGAAGGTTAGATATGTGCCAGTAACGGTCCAAGTGCCGACAACTTCTGAAGTGTAAACATTGTTTGCCCACGAGCCGCCAGCACCAGTAGTAATTCCCCAAGCTGTTGATGCACTGACAACCCAAGAGTTACCAAACAAATCTGTAGCTGTACCAGTGTATGCTTGAGCACTACCAGCGCCTATCACGGCGGTAGCTGGAGTAACATCAAATGAGGCGGCAGCAGCATGTTCCACAGCAACGTTAGTTGAACCCGTATATGAGCCTGCAGTAGCAGTAAGAGATTGAGAACCAGAAGTCTTCAAGACAACACCAGTAAATGTTCCTGAACCGCCAGAAATCGCTAAAGGACTAGGTAAAACAGCTTGGCTGTCACCTGAGGTGAGCGTCACTGTACCACTGTAGCTTGAGAAGGTATTGCCGAATTGATCTTTTGCAGTAACAGTAACACTGAAAGATGAACCAGCAGTCACTGAACTTGGAGCACTAACAGCAAAACTACTCATGTGCGGTGGCTCAGTAGGTTCAGTAACAGTCACGCCATGACTTACTGTACCGGTTGCTCCTTCATTGTCAGTTACAGTTAAGACTACATTGTAAGTGCCAGCAGCAGAATAAGTGTGTGATGTAGTCACGCCTGAGCCTGTTTGGCTGTCGCCAAAGTTCCAAGCATAAGAAACAATAGAGCCGTCAGGATCGCTTGATGCACTTGCGTCAAAGTTTGCAGTTAAATCATTAGTGGATGATGAGAAGCGGGCTATAGGAGCAATGTTTCCCGATGGATTGCTAGCGCTTGGGATTTTTCCCGTCATCTCCATGAAGGTTCCGTCAGTTGTAACAACCTTGATTTTTACAGTCTGACCAGCAGACCATGGAGAATTCAAATCCAACAAAAGCTCAATTGTTGCACCTTTACCAATCGACAAATCATCAGGTGAAAGAATGCCAACGCCGATGTCATTAACATACACGGTACCGACTTTAACAGTGCCTTCACCGACATTCTGCACATAAACACGCAAACGGTCAGTATCATCAGGATCAGCATCACTGCCTGCAGCAAAACTCGGAATCTGGATAGCATTCCCAGCCTTACTAGTCTGGAAATTCATGTATCCCATAACCCAAGCGTACGCTACAAGCGAAGCCACGACTGCAATCGCAATCATAAGCAAAACTGAAATTACAGGTGAAATTGCACGAACGCAACGTCTAATTTTCGTTATCTTTCTCAAAATAATCTCTCCTCTTTATACTCCTTTCTCCGTATTTTTCCATGATTTTATGTTTAAACAGCCTAGCGCTATCGTCCTATTTAAGAGTAAATGGAAGAATTTTCTATTCCACAAACAAAAATATGTCCCTAAAACAACCCAACAAACCACCAACAGAGCGATAACTTAAAAGAAACAAACAACAACAATAAACACAAACAAGAAGTGCCCCAACCATGGAACCAACAAACACCCACATAAAAGAACACTACGGCCTCATAACAAACGACACCCGCACAACCCAATTCAACTTCCTCATCAGCCCCCCAAAAAACCGCCAACCACCCCAAAAACACGACCTCGTAATCATCGACCACCCAACCGAAGGCGAAAACACCCAAATCATAGCCGAAATCACAGAAATCAACAGCTACGAAGAAATCGCAGGCACAACCATAGGCGAACGCATCGGCAAACTCTTAGCCACAACAAAAATCCTAACCGCCATCAACACAACACAACCAAACCAACCCACCAAACCCCTCCTCACACCACCAAACCCAGGCAGCCGCGTCTACATGCCCTACAACCACTTCATCGAAACCCTCTATAAACAAGCACCAAACGGCAAACCCTACCAAACCCCACTCCACATAGGCAAAACAACAACCACAGCCATAACAAACCAAAACACAAACCAACCAATCAACATACACATAGACCAACCCCACCTCACAGCAACGCACACGCTCATCTCAGCCACAGACGGCAACGGCAAAACCACCCTATCCAAAACCATAACCACCCAACTCCAAAACCAAACCACCACCATCATAGACCCAAACAACGAATACACAACCAAAAACACCCAAACCACCCCAGCCACCACCGAACCCGCAGCGATTATTAAAAAAATTAAGCCAAACCAAACCCTCACCATAACCGCAGAAAACCAAACCCAAACCCAAAAAACACAAAACTACACCAACATACTGCACACAATCGCGAAAGCCACAGCCGAAAAAACCACACCGCCAATGCTGCTCATCATCGAAGAAGCAGACACCCTGCCCGCACAGGCACTTTTGGAAGTCACAACGCCCAAAAACGGCATCGCAGCCATCCTCATCACTAACCACCCAGCAGCGCTACACCCAAAAATCCTAAACCAAACCCAAACCCAACTCATCGGCAAAACCACCAACCCCGCCGATTTGGCAATTATGCAGAACATGATTAAACCAAACACCCAAGACCTCACCGCACTGGGCAGAGGCGAATTCATCTTAGCCAGCACAAACATAATTTACCCAACAAAAATACACGCCACCCCACCCTAAACCCCGCCAAACCGCCTGTAGCACTGCTCCACAAACGTTTTATTCCAAACTCCAAATACCACTCTACCAAAGAGTGAAACACTTATGAGCACCCAAAAAAACATCTCGCGCAAAGTCCTAGCCAGCGCCGCAATCATCATAATCGCAACCGTTGCCATAGCCGCAGTTATAGTCACCTATTACTGGCCCTCACCCCAAACCAAACCAACCAACGGAAACGGGGCAACAGGCGAACCTAACCTAGTCAGCACAAACTTCCAATACACGGATAACCGCACCAACCCACACGCGCCGTTCCTGCGCGTAACAGGCACCGTCACAAACAACGGCAACGCCACAGCAAACAACTGCTTCGTCCACGTCAACGCGATTCGAAGCGGCAACGAAACCGCTATCGACACCACACAAGGCTTCAAATCGCTAGAACCGGGCGAAAGCACCCAAATCGACATGGAGTTCCCGTACACGGGCGACGCGCTGATGGCTTACAACGCGGTTCTGGAATGGACAAACTAAACAAATTTTCTCTTATTTTTCTTTGTACCTAAAACTTAGACAATAACTTACTACCGTACAATCATTTCTACCTTAATGCCCAGCG belongs to Candidatus Bathyarchaeota archaeon and includes:
- the prf1 gene encoding peptide chain release factor aRF-1; amino-acid sequence: MSTAKKSSLELFRLRKTIDTLAKKEGSHTELITLYVPPDKQISDALNLLRNEYGTASNIKSNVTRKNVLDAIVKAQQKLKLFKDPGEKGIVIFTGALPQEGGGPGTERMESYVIVPPEPIRIFLYRCDNRFHTEHLQEMLREKETYGILLVDASNATIATLQGKHLQIVMEMHSGVAGKTRAGGQSARRYERLREMQLNEYFTRVGNHANEVFLPIDTLKGIIIGGPGPTKYDFQKGDYLNYQLKNKIIDTVDTAYVEEQGVKEVVDKAPEIMRKVRYIEEKEIMQKFLYEVGHDSGLITYGEAEVRRLLQAGAVRTLLISEELDMLRVTVKCSACGYEEQHTVKGKDLANFEQGLVGKPCAACKAPSMAIVDKKDVVDDLAELAELSNTDVEVISGETEEGQMLKNSFGGIAAILRFKMQS
- a CDS encoding ATP-binding protein encodes the protein MKFYDRENELATLEKILLTRGSNMIIVSGRRRIGKSRLINEFLFNKESATILVVPKEEKLVAADFAVAMAVNGYIPTFNKVEEALEYFFVNFKKAILFIDEFPNLLDVASSIPFVFQRVWEKYKDSTSKVLIFSGSYVSMMNKIFTKQKAPLFNRASAYIVLQPLSLKTVWQIQEDLGVDPIEKISNYCLLGGVPYYYELIEKRGKADAVKDLFFDIAAPLREEGLNVLRQEFGSAYKKYFSIIEAIGAGVVSGSEVANRLGVAQTTLSKYIVSLQRDFQLVERTVPYGQNLQKSKKGVYAIKDNTIAFWFALVYGKQEPPSADKLNEFISKRFEVFCRDFLVQYLKAKGETVVWCGRWWGHAKVDGERYENREIDVVVETNTSVYVGECKWTNKKARLEDLRCLEESSLALKTGKPIKKVLFSKRGFNFSQADAMLFDPSRIDMEISKLL
- a CDS encoding type II toxin-antitoxin system HicB family antitoxin yields the protein MSIQVPFPIIITKENKWFVAVCPLLDIATQGKTELEVKENMVDLINDYLSDPDTQKPALEDIMSLSLTNIPVKVPKGVIHRKTSTAVTAKSN
- a CDS encoding PIN domain-containing protein; amino-acid sequence: MKFKKRIYLDTNLYCRPLDNQKDMRIKSETQAFLEMVNKAENGKITIISSNYVKFEIKQIINPQKRKDVQSFEKTLSKTNITSNKKLTTLAQEFISKCHLNALDALHTASACIGNADYLLTCDDQITDSATCIEKIAQTKGYKIKVRNPIKYIQEKGE
- a CDS encoding PKD domain-containing protein, which gives rise to MRKITKIRRCVRAISPVISVLLMIAIAVVASLVAYAWVMGYMNFQTSKAGNAIQIPSFAAGSDADPDDTDRLRVYVQNVGEGTVKVGTVYVNDIGVGILSPDDLSIGKGATIELLLDLNSPWSAGQTVKIKVVTTDGTFMEMTGKIPSASNPSGNIAPIARFSSSTNDLTANFDASASSDPDGSIVSYAWNFGDSQTGSGVTTSHTYSAAGTYNVVLTVTDNEGATGTVSHGVTVTEPTEPPHMSSFAVSAPSSVTAGSSFSVTVTAKDQFGNTFSSYSGTVTLTSGDSQAVLPSPLAISGGSGTFTGVVLKTSGSQSLTATAGSYTGSTNVAVEHAAAASFDVTPATAVIGAGSAQAYTGTATDLFGNSWVVSASTAWGITTGAGGSWANNVYTSEVVGTWTVTGTYLTFTDTATLEVTFGAVDHITVSPASQSLTAGESQAYTARAYDALGNNWDVTATASWSITTGAEGSWTGNTYTCAKAGTWTVTAQYSGKSATSQLEVTRGDAASITVTPASETIVAGESQEYTAMADDGYGNTWDITDSVAWDIDDDAGGSWTDNTYTSSKAGTWTVQATYDTTLTDTAELTVTAGALHHFVFDTITSPKTVGTPFSITITAKDAFENTVTSYVGTNTLTVSAGTISITTTTAFTGGVWTGDVSITPTGDDITISTAASADNTKTGISNAFDVNPATVNLFYDPFTTGFDSAWTSGGGPYRLNTNPAPGTSGGYYAVLEGSDSGTDDWMIVTIDTTGYGSISLNYWRSPSSLETGDHLYIEWRVGTVGTWTQIEDVTSGSWTPHTFNFPATADDTIIQIQIRVLGRSGDYGLVDDVLVTGTPLPPRTTIFSDDFESDWQSEWTHSDSDIQTSQYHSSNHAARLYVSGSTQGFITLQISTTGYTSIQLNYWRLFDRTGTSADYLIIEWRVGSSGTWTNLETLNSDMTSWGQSGTFNLNGAENQATIQIRFRLQDCEGTGGGGPDYGYIDDVIITGRA
- a CDS encoding DUF87 domain-containing protein; the protein is MEPTNTHIKEHYGLITNDTRTTQFNFLISPPKNRQPPQKHDLVIIDHPTEGENTQIIAEITEINSYEEIAGTTIGERIGKLLATTKILTAINTTQPNQPTKPLLTPPNPGSRVYMPYNHFIETLYKQAPNGKPYQTPLHIGKTTTTAITNQNTNQPINIHIDQPHLTATHTLISATDGNGKTTLSKTITTQLQNQTTTIIDPNNEYTTKNTQTTPATTEPAAIIKKIKPNQTLTITAENQTQTQKTQNYTNILHTIAKATAEKTTPPMLLIIEEADTLPAQALLEVTTPKNGIAAILITNHPAALHPKILNQTQTQLIGKTTNPADLAIMQNMIKPNTQDLTALGRGEFILASTNIIYPTKIHATPP
- a CDS encoding FxLYD domain-containing protein: MSTQKNISRKVLASAAIIIIATVAIAAVIVTYYWPSPQTKPTNGNGATGEPNLVSTNFQYTDNRTNPHAPFLRVTGTVTNNGNATANNCFVHVNAIRSGNETAIDTTQGFKSLEPGESTQIDMEFPYTGDALMAYNAVLEWTN